A genomic segment from Roseibium algicola encodes:
- a CDS encoding Mrp/NBP35 family ATP-binding protein, translating into MTDTIKSAVMERLRQIKGPDLEGDIVSLGLVSDVFVSDGRVVFSITVPAERAKELEPLRQAAEKVVKEVDGVETVMVALTAERAAGGARNAAPQSAPKPAPQQPRRPAEEQAPAKPGVPGIKHIVAVASGKGGVGKSTTTANLALAMASLGKKVGVLDADIYGPSVPRLFNVSGRPEALSGRMLKPMEGYGIKVMSMGFMVEEETPMIWRGPMVISALTQMLREVAWGELDVLVVDMPPGTGDAQLTMAQQVPLAGAVIVSTPQDLALIDARKGLNMFKRVDVPVLGIVENMSYFLCPDCGGRHDIFGHGGARAEADRLNVPFLGEVPLTMKIRETSDAGTPVVVSDPEGSVAGIYKDIAAKVLDSIDRESAEPTRAAPNIVFD; encoded by the coding sequence ATGACCGACACCATAAAAAGCGCAGTCATGGAACGACTGAGGCAGATCAAGGGACCAGACCTTGAAGGCGATATCGTCTCGTTGGGCCTTGTCTCGGACGTGTTTGTGTCCGATGGCCGTGTTGTTTTTTCCATCACAGTTCCCGCAGAACGCGCAAAGGAGCTTGAGCCTCTGCGCCAGGCCGCTGAAAAGGTGGTCAAGGAAGTGGATGGCGTCGAAACCGTGATGGTCGCGCTAACTGCCGAACGCGCGGCGGGTGGCGCTCGCAATGCGGCACCACAATCAGCTCCCAAACCAGCCCCTCAACAGCCTCGGCGACCTGCGGAAGAGCAGGCGCCTGCAAAACCGGGCGTGCCGGGCATCAAGCACATTGTTGCGGTTGCGTCCGGCAAGGGCGGTGTTGGCAAATCCACCACCACGGCGAACCTTGCCTTGGCGATGGCCTCTCTCGGCAAGAAGGTCGGCGTCCTGGATGCCGATATCTATGGGCCCTCGGTGCCACGGCTGTTCAATGTTTCCGGCAGGCCGGAAGCTTTGTCGGGCAGAATGCTCAAGCCAATGGAAGGCTATGGCATCAAGGTGATGTCCATGGGCTTCATGGTGGAAGAGGAAACGCCAATGATCTGGCGTGGGCCGATGGTGATTTCCGCGCTTACCCAGATGCTGCGCGAAGTGGCCTGGGGCGAACTTGACGTCCTTGTGGTCGACATGCCTCCGGGAACCGGCGACGCCCAGCTCACCATGGCCCAGCAAGTGCCGCTGGCCGGAGCCGTGATCGTGTCGACACCGCAGGACCTTGCCCTGATCGATGCCCGCAAGGGCCTCAACATGTTCAAGCGTGTCGATGTTCCCGTGCTGGGGATTGTCGAGAACATGAGCTACTTCCTGTGCCCCGATTGCGGTGGTCGCCATGATATCTTCGGCCATGGCGGAGCGCGTGCGGAAGCGGACCGGCTGAACGTTCCGTTCCTGGGCGAAGTTCCCTTGACGATGAAGATCCGTGAAACCTCCGATGCCGGAACACCGGTGGTGGTGTCCGATCCTGAAGGCTCGGTCGCAGGCATCTACAAGGACATTGCCGCCAAGGTACTCGACAGCATTGATCGGGAGAGCGCGGAACCCACACGAGCGGCCCCCAACATCGTCTTCGATTGA
- a CDS encoding SDR family oxidoreductase, with protein MPTCLITAANRGIGYELARAALDSGWTVYGSVRTQQSADETAERLGKDFHPLVFDVRDHAVVRAVAGDLATPLNLLINNAGIITPERQSALDMDFEGFAETLAVNTLAPLAVSQAFLPHLCRSGSGRILTISSQMAWMGYRKSDTLAYRASKAAVNKVMQGLATDLESEGIPVALIDPGWVRTDMGGQLADNDPVDVARGVLKIAGSLSVTDTGKFFKWSGEERPF; from the coding sequence ATGCCAACCTGCCTCATCACCGCAGCCAATCGCGGGATCGGTTATGAACTTGCCCGCGCCGCACTGGACAGTGGTTGGACCGTTTACGGCTCCGTCCGCACGCAGCAGTCGGCTGACGAGACAGCGGAACGGCTCGGCAAAGATTTTCATCCGCTGGTTTTCGATGTGAGAGACCATGCCGTCGTTCGCGCGGTCGCCGGCGACCTCGCCACCCCGCTGAACCTTTTGATCAACAACGCGGGCATCATCACTCCGGAACGTCAAAGCGCACTCGATATGGATTTCGAGGGTTTTGCCGAAACCCTGGCCGTCAACACCCTTGCACCTTTGGCGGTCTCACAAGCTTTCCTACCTCATTTGTGCCGGTCGGGATCCGGTCGAATCCTGACCATCTCCAGCCAGATGGCCTGGATGGGATACCGGAAGTCGGACACCCTCGCCTACCGAGCCTCCAAGGCGGCAGTGAACAAGGTCATGCAGGGGCTGGCGACCGATCTGGAATCCGAAGGCATTCCGGTCGCGCTGATAGATCCGGGCTGGGTGCGTACAGACATGGGCGGCCAGTTGGCAGACAATGACCCGGTGGATGTGGCGCGGGGCGTTCTGAAGATTGCCGGTTCCCTGTCTGTTACCGATACCGGAAAGTTCTTCAAATGGAGCGGTGAAGAGCGCCCGTTCTGA
- a CDS encoding GNAT family N-acetyltransferase, with product MAWPLPVTLKGSTGTLAPLSLSHAADLSEAAADGELWKLWYTSVPKPDAVRAEIERRLSLQEAGSMLPFAVLTPTGKAVGMTTYMNIDAANKRFEIGSTWYRKAVQRTRLNTECKRMLLAHAFEELDCIAVEFRTHFMNRQSRAAIERLGAKLDGVLRSHQRSPNGALRDTAVYSILPHEWPAVRAGLDFKLEAGA from the coding sequence ATGGCCTGGCCTCTCCCCGTAACCCTGAAGGGCAGTACCGGCACACTTGCGCCCTTGAGCCTATCCCACGCCGCCGATCTGTCTGAAGCTGCCGCCGACGGCGAACTGTGGAAGCTTTGGTATACCAGCGTCCCGAAGCCGGATGCCGTTCGGGCGGAAATTGAAAGACGGCTGTCGCTTCAGGAAGCCGGCTCGATGCTTCCGTTCGCCGTGTTGACGCCAACCGGCAAGGCCGTCGGCATGACCACCTATATGAACATCGATGCGGCCAACAAGCGCTTCGAAATCGGTTCGACCTGGTATCGCAAGGCCGTGCAGCGCACTCGCCTCAACACGGAATGCAAACGCATGCTGCTGGCACATGCGTTTGAGGAACTGGACTGCATCGCGGTCGAATTCCGAACGCACTTCATGAATCGCCAAAGTCGCGCCGCCATCGAAAGGTTAGGTGCCAAACTGGATGGTGTTCTGCGATCCCACCAGCGCTCGCCCAACGGAGCGCTCAGGGATACGGCAGTTTATTCGATTCTTCCTCACGAGTGGCCTGCCGTAAGAGCCGGTCTGGATTTCAAGCTCGAAGCTGGTGCCTGA
- a CDS encoding BLUF domain-containing protein — protein MELYRACYRSKINWGNMRLPLPDEIDKTLLRIRRINRKAGVTGALLLVDQHIIQVLEGLTGPVLDTVYCVMNDPRLEAIEGIIHEPADFRLFPNSLMFFRDLTDGLAASKHDVLRPLLDHPADVTREEAYRAFGHFAQELQEGRLTNDMLMI, from the coding sequence ATGGAACTTTACCGCGCCTGCTACCGAAGCAAGATCAACTGGGGCAACATGCGTCTGCCCCTGCCCGACGAAATCGACAAGACGTTGCTGCGTATTCGGCGGATCAACAGAAAGGCCGGCGTAACCGGTGCGCTTCTGCTGGTCGATCAGCACATCATCCAGGTTCTGGAAGGCCTGACCGGCCCGGTGCTTGATACCGTCTATTGCGTGATGAACGATCCGCGTCTTGAAGCCATCGAGGGCATCATTCACGAACCGGCGGATTTCCGGCTGTTCCCGAATTCACTGATGTTCTTTCGGGATCTGACCGATGGCCTGGCCGCTTCCAAGCACGACGTGCTGCGCCCTCTGCTTGACCACCCTGCCGACGTAACGCGGGAAGAAGCCTACCGGGCGTTCGGACATTTCGCGCAGGAACTTCAGGAAGGCCGCCTGACCAACGACATGTTGATGATCTGA
- a CDS encoding benzoate/H(+) symporter BenE family transporter: MSGRFAGLQPVSAGFLAAIVGFASSFAIVIQGLTAAGASPAEATSGLMALSISMGLCAIVASVATKIPVSIAWSTPGAALLATAGPLEGGFSAAVGAFLVCGALIVLAGLIKPFGRAVAAIPAPLANAMLAGVLFGLCLAPVRAVAELPYSALAIIAVWAIALGFFRLFAVPLAMVMTFAIGLWSSGPIDLSNVQPITEPVWIAPSFSLEALISIALPLFIVTMASQNIPGVAVLSAYGYHPKSGPLFTLSGVFSVLSAPFGGHAVNLAAITAAMCAGEDAHKDPAKRYWAAVTAGAVYILFGLFAGLVMAFVAATPTILIEAVAGLALLGAFTFSISEATKAPADRDSAIITFMVTASGVSFLGVSGAFWGLLAGGAFMALSRTKTAK, encoded by the coding sequence ATGTCAGGCAGGTTCGCCGGCCTTCAGCCGGTATCAGCCGGCTTTCTTGCCGCCATTGTCGGCTTTGCAAGTTCATTCGCTATCGTCATTCAAGGACTGACAGCAGCCGGCGCTTCCCCAGCCGAAGCAACCAGCGGCCTGATGGCGCTATCCATTTCCATGGGCCTTTGCGCGATCGTTGCCTCCGTCGCCACGAAGATCCCCGTCAGCATCGCGTGGTCGACACCCGGTGCCGCGCTCCTTGCGACAGCCGGCCCGCTCGAAGGAGGCTTTTCGGCAGCCGTTGGTGCTTTTCTGGTTTGTGGCGCGCTTATCGTACTCGCGGGCCTGATCAAGCCTTTCGGGCGGGCGGTCGCAGCCATTCCGGCACCACTTGCCAACGCGATGCTGGCAGGGGTCCTGTTCGGACTTTGCCTTGCGCCGGTAAGAGCCGTCGCAGAACTGCCTTACAGCGCACTAGCCATCATTGCCGTCTGGGCGATTGCCCTGGGCTTTTTCAGGCTCTTCGCGGTTCCCCTTGCCATGGTCATGACATTCGCGATCGGCCTTTGGAGCAGCGGCCCGATCGACCTGAGCAACGTCCAGCCGATCACCGAACCAGTCTGGATCGCACCCTCGTTTTCTCTGGAAGCATTGATCAGTATCGCGCTGCCGCTCTTCATCGTAACGATGGCGTCCCAGAACATCCCGGGTGTCGCTGTGCTGTCCGCCTATGGCTACCACCCCAAAAGCGGTCCGCTTTTCACTCTCTCCGGCGTCTTCAGTGTGTTGTCCGCCCCATTCGGCGGACATGCGGTCAACCTTGCTGCCATCACGGCAGCAATGTGCGCGGGTGAAGATGCGCACAAGGATCCGGCAAAGCGTTACTGGGCAGCCGTGACCGCAGGTGCGGTCTACATCCTGTTCGGCCTATTCGCAGGGCTGGTGATGGCCTTTGTTGCGGCCACGCCGACTATCCTGATCGAAGCCGTTGCGGGATTGGCCCTGCTGGGTGCTTTTACCTTTTCCATCAGCGAAGCCACAAAGGCTCCCGCGGACAGGGACAGTGCCATCATTACCTTCATGGTGACGGCTTCCGGGGTTAGTTTCCTCGGTGTTTCGGGTGCATTCTGGGGACTGCTGGCCGGCGGTGCCTTCATGGCACTTTCGCGAACCAAAACGGCAAAGTAA
- the fdhD gene encoding formate dehydrogenase accessory sulfurtransferase FdhD: protein MSGSYVLQPDPEDSRLSTSVTGIDQNGQPVETRVVTEKPLTLYLNSQEVVTMMTIGDHPDLLAVGYLKNQNMLAEDDVITGIDHDDDLDVVVVRTERETNFEEKLKKKVRTSGCAQGTVFGDVMDGFDTVQLDEDARLNTSWLYALTKTINTTPSLYLEAGAIHGCVLCQEDRALVYMEDVGRHNAVDKIAGWMVLNDIPAHDKIFYTTGRLTSEMVIKTVMMGIPILVSRSGFTAWGVELARKAGLTLIGRARGKRFVALSGHDRIVFDMSASDVEDEPDTARRKGSVPAE, encoded by the coding sequence GTGTCAGGCTCATATGTGCTGCAACCCGACCCGGAAGATTCGCGTCTTTCGACGTCCGTAACCGGTATCGATCAGAACGGACAGCCGGTCGAAACGCGTGTCGTGACGGAAAAACCCCTGACCCTCTACCTGAATTCTCAGGAAGTGGTCACCATGATGACCATTGGCGATCATCCGGACCTTCTCGCCGTCGGTTATCTGAAAAACCAGAACATGCTGGCCGAAGACGATGTCATCACCGGCATCGACCATGACGACGATCTGGATGTTGTGGTGGTTCGCACCGAGCGCGAAACCAATTTCGAGGAAAAGCTGAAGAAGAAGGTTCGCACCTCCGGCTGCGCCCAGGGCACGGTCTTCGGCGATGTCATGGACGGCTTCGATACCGTTCAACTCGACGAGGACGCCCGTCTAAACACTTCCTGGCTCTATGCGCTGACCAAAACCATCAACACAACACCTTCCCTCTATCTCGAGGCGGGGGCGATCCATGGCTGTGTTCTGTGCCAGGAAGACCGTGCGCTGGTCTACATGGAAGATGTCGGCCGCCACAATGCGGTCGACAAGATCGCAGGCTGGATGGTCCTGAACGACATCCCCGCGCACGACAAGATCTTCTATACCACTGGCAGACTGACCTCCGAAATGGTCATCAAGACCGTGATGATGGGCATTCCGATCCTCGTGTCACGCTCGGGGTTTACCGCCTGGGGCGTCGAACTCGCACGCAAGGCCGGCCTTACGCTGATCGGCCGCGCACGCGGCAAGCGGTTCGTTGCCTTGTCCGGTCACGACAGGATCGTGTTCGACATGTCCGCAAGCGACGTGGAAGACGAGCCGGATACGGCCCGCCGAAAAGGGAGCGTCCCGGCAGAATGA
- the mobA gene encoding molybdenum cofactor guanylyltransferase MobA codes for MTRHKKTLESSKVLGCVLAGGQSRRMGGGDKSLMDLGGKTMLDMILARLKPQLHDIILNANGDPDRFARFQLPVAADPVGDFAGPLAGVLAGMTYAHNERPDITHVISVAGDTPFFPTSLVSRFCAAVPGDRPVIALASSADKLHPVFGLWPVSLKADLEDWLQSGKTGKVLAFVDCYDSVEVAFDADPDSGLDPFFNANKPDDLSTVRDALSLHSR; via the coding sequence ATGACCAGACACAAGAAGACCCTTGAGAGCAGCAAGGTGCTTGGTTGCGTACTTGCCGGCGGCCAATCCCGCAGAATGGGCGGCGGCGACAAGAGCCTGATGGATCTTGGCGGCAAGACGATGCTTGATATGATCCTCGCCCGTCTGAAACCGCAGCTGCACGATATAATCCTGAACGCCAATGGTGACCCTGACCGGTTTGCGCGCTTTCAGCTGCCTGTTGCCGCTGATCCGGTAGGCGATTTCGCAGGACCGCTGGCAGGTGTCCTGGCCGGCATGACTTATGCTCACAACGAACGACCGGATATCACCCATGTGATTTCGGTAGCCGGTGACACGCCGTTTTTCCCTACCAGCCTTGTCAGCCGGTTCTGTGCTGCAGTCCCCGGTGACAGACCGGTCATTGCCCTCGCCTCCTCTGCGGACAAGCTCCACCCTGTCTTCGGCCTCTGGCCTGTCAGCCTGAAAGCGGATCTCGAGGATTGGCTGCAATCCGGCAAGACAGGCAAGGTGCTTGCCTTTGTCGACTGTTACGACAGTGTCGAAGTCGCCTTCGATGCGGATCCCGACAGCGGGTTGGACCCCTTCTTCAATGCCAACAAACCTGATGACCTTTCGACTGTCAGAGACGCGCTGAGCTTACATTCCAGATGA
- the mobB gene encoding molybdopterin-guanine dinucleotide biosynthesis protein B: MTTTPVFGITGWKNSGKTQLVASLVAEFSARGLKVSTVKHAHHGFDIDKPGTDSFRHREAGAVEVALVSGRRWALMHELKEEDEPPLEDVLERLAPCDLILIEGYKSEPHPKIEARRTEASERGPLAVSDPNILAIATDHDLPDEVLPVFHLDDIAAMANFIETHLGLKRSTT, encoded by the coding sequence ATGACCACCACCCCTGTATTCGGCATCACCGGCTGGAAGAATTCCGGCAAGACACAACTCGTGGCGAGCCTCGTGGCCGAGTTCTCCGCGCGGGGCCTGAAGGTTTCGACCGTAAAGCATGCTCATCACGGCTTCGATATCGACAAGCCGGGCACGGACAGTTTCCGACACCGCGAAGCAGGTGCAGTGGAAGTTGCACTGGTGTCCGGACGCCGCTGGGCCCTGATGCATGAACTGAAAGAGGAAGACGAGCCGCCGTTGGAAGACGTCCTTGAGCGGCTTGCTCCCTGCGACCTGATCCTGATCGAAGGCTACAAGAGCGAACCCCATCCGAAGATCGAGGCACGCAGAACCGAGGCAAGCGAACGCGGCCCTCTTGCCGTTTCCGATCCGAATATTCTGGCCATCGCAACCGATCACGATTTACCGGACGAGGTGTTGCCGGTGTTTCATCTGGACGACATTGCCGCCATGGCGAATTTCATCGAGACCCATCTCGGGCTGAAAAGGTCGACAACATGA
- a CDS encoding molybdopterin molybdotransferase MoeA yields the protein MTGKQLLDDCFLHDKDRLRHHEALEILKQRLHCIAETETVPLQDAAERILASMVTAPRNVPLADNSAVDGYAFRIADFEEAGGFFRLEQRIAAGHASNADLGPWAAARIFTGAVMPPGADTVAMQEDCETHQQDGQDFVIVPQGLKTGANRRKAGEDVAEGTTLLSPGQRLRPQDIAAIASTGQADVSVYRKLKVALVSTGDELRRPGDLITLGDVYDSNHFLLRSLCATLPVEIDDLGILKDDADALEEVLSTAAASHDVILTTGGASRGEEDHMLKVLDKIGKRHMWQLAIKPGRPMMFGNIGSCVVLGLPGNPVAAMVCFLLYARPVFSVLGGGAFLEPQAFQVPAAFEVPKKKPDRREFYRAYLKPRPDGSLAAHKFQRDGSGLITGLREADGLIEIPEDVTSIRKGELVSFLPFSGFGLR from the coding sequence ATGACCGGCAAACAGCTTCTGGATGACTGCTTCCTGCACGACAAGGACCGCCTGCGCCACCACGAGGCGCTGGAGATCCTGAAACAGCGGCTGCATTGCATTGCCGAGACCGAAACCGTGCCCCTGCAGGATGCCGCCGAACGCATCCTTGCAAGTATGGTAACCGCTCCCCGCAACGTGCCACTGGCCGACAATTCGGCCGTTGACGGTTACGCCTTCCGCATCGCCGATTTCGAGGAAGCCGGAGGTTTCTTCCGTCTGGAACAGAGGATAGCTGCAGGGCACGCGAGCAACGCCGACCTTGGCCCATGGGCTGCAGCCCGGATCTTTACTGGAGCGGTGATGCCACCCGGTGCGGATACGGTCGCCATGCAGGAAGATTGTGAAACGCACCAGCAGGATGGGCAGGACTTCGTGATCGTGCCGCAAGGCCTGAAAACGGGTGCCAACCGCCGCAAGGCGGGAGAAGACGTGGCGGAGGGAACGACGCTGCTGAGCCCCGGTCAGCGCTTGCGCCCGCAAGATATCGCGGCAATCGCGTCCACCGGACAGGCAGACGTTTCCGTTTACCGGAAACTGAAGGTGGCCCTTGTGTCGACAGGCGACGAGCTACGCCGGCCCGGCGACCTTATCACGCTCGGAGACGTTTACGATTCCAACCACTTTCTGCTGCGCAGCCTGTGCGCAACGCTTCCTGTCGAGATCGACGATCTGGGCATTCTGAAAGATGACGCCGACGCCCTTGAAGAGGTGCTTTCGACGGCAGCAGCCAGCCATGACGTGATCCTGACCACCGGCGGAGCAAGCCGCGGCGAGGAAGATCACATGCTCAAGGTTCTGGACAAGATCGGAAAACGCCACATGTGGCAGCTTGCTATCAAGCCTGGCCGCCCGATGATGTTCGGAAATATCGGATCCTGCGTTGTCCTCGGACTGCCGGGAAACCCGGTTGCCGCGATGGTCTGTTTTCTGCTCTATGCACGGCCGGTCTTCAGCGTTCTTGGCGGAGGTGCCTTTCTGGAGCCACAGGCCTTTCAGGTTCCGGCAGCCTTCGAAGTTCCCAAGAAAAAGCCGGACCGCCGAGAGTTCTACCGTGCCTATCTGAAGCCTCGTCCAGACGGATCACTTGCAGCGCATAAATTCCAGCGCGACGGCTCCGGCCTGATCACTGGCCTGCGCGAGGCCGACGGTCTTATCGAAATACCTGAAGACGTGACCTCGATCCGCAAGGGTGAGCTGGTGTCCTTCCTGCCCTTCTCCGGGTTCGGACTGCGCTGA
- a CDS encoding MBL fold metallo-hydrolase, which translates to MTTSQISVSRRSLLGAAAGAGALAAAGGVTFLSAPAEAAVDQVGKPMAGALRYKVGDLEITALLDGYLDVTPELVIGYDASEGQRLRDAAMVEGEALRIPVNAYLVNTGDRLILVDAGTSDALGPTMGRLPDALAAAGVSPDQVDALLITHMHPDHLFGVIDGDGNKVFKNAELILPEVDKAFWYDDAAMNGAPEQFKPFFLGARKAADAYKDSQTLISGDKEILSGIRPMALPGHTPGHTGYLFDSNGETLVIAGDIVHMAVYQFNRPDWGIGFDIDPGQAVSTRKTFLDQAAADKLFFAGAHIPFPGMGRVAKDGEGYRFVPANWPYAY; encoded by the coding sequence ATGACCACTTCACAGATTTCCGTTTCCAGACGTTCGCTGCTTGGTGCGGCTGCCGGGGCAGGGGCGCTCGCCGCTGCCGGTGGTGTCACTTTTCTTTCCGCACCCGCAGAGGCCGCTGTCGATCAGGTCGGAAAGCCGATGGCAGGTGCACTCCGCTACAAGGTCGGCGATCTTGAAATCACCGCCTTGCTCGACGGCTATCTCGATGTCACGCCGGAACTGGTGATCGGCTACGACGCATCAGAAGGGCAGCGCCTGAGAGATGCAGCCATGGTTGAAGGTGAGGCATTGCGTATTCCCGTCAATGCCTACCTCGTCAACACCGGTGATCGGCTGATCCTTGTCGATGCCGGCACTTCGGATGCTCTGGGCCCGACCATGGGGCGTCTGCCGGATGCCTTGGCAGCCGCAGGTGTATCACCCGATCAGGTGGACGCGCTGTTGATCACCCACATGCATCCGGACCACCTCTTCGGCGTGATCGATGGTGACGGCAACAAGGTGTTCAAGAATGCGGAACTGATCCTCCCGGAGGTGGACAAGGCCTTCTGGTACGATGATGCGGCAATGAACGGCGCTCCCGAGCAGTTCAAACCGTTCTTCCTCGGTGCTCGCAAGGCTGCCGATGCCTACAAGGACAGCCAGACCCTGATTTCCGGCGACAAGGAAATCCTGTCCGGCATCCGGCCGATGGCTCTCCCGGGGCACACGCCGGGGCATACCGGCTATCTGTTCGACAGCAACGGCGAAACCCTCGTGATTGCGGGCGATATCGTTCATATGGCCGTCTATCAGTTCAACCGGCCGGACTGGGGTATCGGGTTCGACATTGATCCAGGGCAGGCAGTGTCGACACGCAAGACATTCCTGGACCAGGCCGCCGCCGACAAGTTGTTCTTTGCAGGCGCGCATATTCCGTTCCCCGGTATGGGCCGCGTTGCAAAGGACGGCGAGGGTTATCGCTTCGTCCCGGCCAACTGGCCCTACGCCTACTAA
- a CDS encoding LysR family transcriptional regulator — protein sequence MDKLSSLSGFVQAVNLGSFSAAAKLLGISQPAVSQQVRALEDDLGIRLLNRTTRQLSLTEAGERYYAYARDILERLDEADRSVQSEEAQMSGPLSVGLPLGFAETILSDFLIRFKKDHPGILLDVSLSDQFVDVIQQRLDVAIRMGEIEDDRLIVRRLGLAQRCLVASPDYLDKRGRPVHPDELPDHDYLLYKNIATGNRVPFISPIGEKLSIKITPTMLVNNSSTLRRAALAGLGIALSNRWLIEPYLRTGDLEVVLPQWQYPPHPVHAVYPSNRFIPLKVRRFVDSLYSFFEDEGAFQYAG from the coding sequence ATGGACAAGCTTTCCTCCCTTTCCGGCTTTGTGCAGGCTGTCAATCTCGGCAGCTTCTCGGCAGCTGCAAAGCTTCTCGGCATCTCGCAACCTGCCGTCAGCCAGCAGGTTCGGGCGCTTGAAGACGATCTGGGCATCAGACTGCTGAACCGGACCACACGTCAACTCAGCCTGACGGAAGCCGGGGAACGCTATTATGCCTATGCAAGGGATATTCTGGAGCGCCTCGATGAGGCCGACCGCTCGGTTCAGAGCGAGGAGGCCCAGATGTCCGGCCCGCTATCGGTGGGGCTGCCTCTTGGCTTTGCGGAAACAATCCTTTCGGACTTCCTGATCCGCTTCAAGAAGGATCATCCCGGCATCCTGCTGGATGTGTCGTTGTCCGACCAGTTTGTCGATGTCATCCAGCAACGGCTCGATGTGGCAATCCGCATGGGTGAGATCGAGGATGACCGGCTGATTGTTCGAAGGCTCGGGCTTGCTCAGCGCTGCCTGGTGGCATCACCAGACTATCTGGATAAACGTGGACGCCCTGTCCATCCCGACGAGCTGCCCGATCACGATTACTTGCTTTACAAGAACATTGCGACCGGGAACCGGGTTCCGTTCATCAGTCCGATCGGTGAAAAGTTGTCTATCAAGATCACGCCGACAATGCTGGTCAACAACTCTTCGACCCTGCGCCGTGCGGCACTCGCCGGTCTCGGAATTGCGCTCTCCAATCGCTGGCTTATCGAGCCGTACCTGCGAACGGGAGACCTGGAAGTGGTGCTGCCACAATGGCAATACCCGCCGCATCCGGTCCATGCGGTCTATCCGTCCAATCGGTTCATTCCGCTGAAAGTGCGCCGGTTTGTCGACAGCCTTTATAGCTTTTTCGAAGACGAAGGCGCATTCCAGTACGCCGGCTAG
- a CDS encoding glutathione S-transferase family protein: protein MSDYELFIGNKNYSSWSFRPWIALRHKDIPFRETLVPFDFENGNPEFAAFSPSRKVPVLKDGTLTVWDSLAILEYVADCFPDKGLWPTDKAKRAWARSISAEMHSGFTALRSECSMNMQRPVAAKAVSDAVKGEVNRIVTVWKECLEASGGPFLFGDFTIADAMYAPVVSRFETYQLSNDPVVSKYSEAMKATEAWKVWEVAALKETWVVDTE from the coding sequence ATGTCGGACTACGAACTTTTCATCGGAAACAAGAACTACTCCTCCTGGTCATTCAGACCGTGGATCGCTCTCAGGCATAAGGATATTCCCTTCCGGGAGACCCTGGTTCCTTTCGATTTCGAGAATGGAAATCCGGAATTCGCGGCATTTTCACCAAGCAGAAAAGTACCGGTGCTCAAGGATGGCACCCTGACGGTGTGGGACAGCCTGGCGATCCTGGAATATGTCGCCGACTGCTTTCCGGACAAAGGCCTGTGGCCAACGGACAAGGCCAAACGCGCCTGGGCACGGTCCATCTCGGCGGAGATGCATTCCGGTTTTACCGCTCTTCGCAGCGAATGTTCCATGAACATGCAGCGCCCCGTAGCGGCAAAAGCCGTCAGCGACGCGGTTAAGGGTGAGGTCAACCGCATCGTGACCGTCTGGAAAGAATGCCTGGAAGCGTCAGGAGGTCCTTTTCTGTTTGGCGATTTCACGATTGCCGACGCCATGTATGCACCCGTCGTCAGCCGTTTCGAGACCTACCAGCTATCCAACGACCCTGTGGTGAGCAAATACAGCGAAGCCATGAAGGCAACCGAGGCCTGGAAAGTCTGGGAAGTGGCTGCACTCAAGGAAACCTGGGTCGTCGATACCGAGTGA